gaaATACCTTGAATATTGATAAAGAAATGGAGTGAAGGTGACGTTTTTTTGTGTATGTAGAGgacaaaatttttttaagatgAATGAGGAGTTTTAGGAAGTTATTCTATGTAGAAAAAAAGATTTTGGTTGATCTTGTGATAGTGGAGTATTAAATTGGATTAGGAatgaaaaagattcaaagtgggaTTTATTTGTGGATTAAAGGAAAGTCACCGAGGGGGTAGTTTAGGAAAGTTAAATGGTTAGGGAGAAGTCAAAACAAACTAGTAGCAGATAACAAGGGAGGGCAATTGAGGCATATTTGAATGGTGTGGAATTAATTCCAGTGGCACAAACAAAACCCTCCGTGGCATTAACAGCCTCGTTAGTGAAATCCTTTCATGTACTCTATCAACCCTCATCCTATATATCCTCCTTCGGTTTTTTGGGGTACAAGGATGCTGCCCAACCCTAATATGGACCACATCTAAATTATGTCcaataacatatatatatatcggggcggttccggggacacccaaaaaaacacctaaaaacacacctcatagtttccgatcaaattttgatgatctgagccgctcaatgtgatcagaacgtgattttaagggtacccgtgagaaattagcaaaaaaaatgaccgggaatggcttgatccgaacagttttttattgaacggttcaaataaaaactgctcaaatcaagcattttccgatcattttttttgttgatttctcgcaggcacccttaaaatcacattctacacacattgaacggtttggctcataaaaatttgatcgggaattatgagtttgagatttgaggtgttttttttggtgtcccttgaaccgtcccgtatatatatatatatatatgtgtgtgtgtgtgtgcgcgcgcgcgcgcgcgcgcgcataGGTTTTGTGGAGGGTGCTGTCCAACCACAATCTGTGCATAGGTTATCTATGTGAATAGTTGGATTTGGAGAtcgagatatatatatatatatatatatatatatatatatcattacATATGTATGTTGtaagaataaataaattagtgAACTTTGAAACACTAAAATAAAATCCACTTTTTAAGACATTAATAtgttccggaaaaaaaaaaatcggtatAAGATAAATGTGATTTATGGCGAGGTCAGTGTTCTCAATTCGTTTTAAAGCGTGAAAAATTTCGATAATCGAAACAGGGCCCAAAAGGCACACATTGGGCTTAGGCAGCACCCTCTAGTCCTACCCAGGGACCGTAGAGGATCTGCCTCCATTtatactccttccatcccataTTGTTTTGCTATATATAGATATAACTCAACATTTTAATACACGTCTCCTTAGAAAAGTTTCGAAATTTATAACATTATCTCTTAATCTCTAACTTTGATATTACTTCTAATCATATATATACTGTATGAGGGTTAATTTGTAAAAACTTCTAAcatttttcctttgctttttcaaaaagaacaaataacaTGGAACACTCTAAAATACTAAGTAGAATACTTGACAAACAAAATGTAATAGAGGGTCTAGAAAACTTCAAAAGAAACGTGTTCCAATCATATGACTATCAATATTCAATTTGTAAGAAACGTGTTCCAATCATGTGACTACCTATATTCAATTTGTGTGATGTTTTACGATTACGACAAAATTTAATGAGCCAAGCAAAATGAAAGGCTCCAAATCACTTGAATTTGGGGATAATGTTAGGCCGGTCCTATTTTTTGAATTCATGGCCTGGGAGATCCTACCACTATAATTTCATGTTCTCATCAGGTCCTCTTAGAAAAATCTCATGCGCTTCATgaacaaaaattctaacagcagagacgattcgcagagaaccacgcagagacaaacgcgtttggccggGATAATGTTAGGCCGGTCCTATTTTTTGAATTCATGGCCTGGGAGATCCTACCACTATAATTTCATGTTCTCATCAGGTCCTCTTAGAAAAATCTCATGCGCTTCATgaacaaaaattctaacagcagagacaattcgcagagaaccacgcagagacaaacgcgtttggccccatttcgggtaccaaaaaaatctagaaaaatatccataaatttttgaatattattttatggggccttgtaaaaaatcagctccattggatatcggtaagtattactttttgattcgtaagggcgaactgagcagtttcgcccctacgaatcaaaaaacaatacttaccgatatccactggagctgattttttacaaggccccataaaataatattcaaaaatttatggatatttttctagatttttttgggattcgaaatagggccaaacgcgtttgtctttGCGTGGTTCTCTGTCTTTTACTatgttgctctctctctctctctctctctctctctctctctcttacacacacactctccctcCTTGTAactcttttctcctctctccctctcccatcactctctctcttctctttcttcttttttattttaaatcttataatgtttataatttttattttacatatccaatctgaatatatatatatatatatatatatattttgaaaccTACTCGACGATATCTATTAAATGAGACCTATATTGCATGTGAaattatgtgtattttttttttgatgtagcctctctttttttcattacattttctaaaaaatatatCCATTGTACATACAACTTGTGAATTTACGCTTAATTATTAACTTAAGATTGTTAATTGTGGATTTAGAATAAAACTAATCTGTTAATTGTGAATTTAGAAAGAAATTAACTGTTAATTGTGAATTTAACATTATTAattctgaattttaaaaaaataactatttaAAGAGACTCTCTATTactcaaaaatataattttaatgtaaaaaaaaGATGTTTACAACTAGAGTTCTAAAATAGTATTTTactaatatttcaaaaataaaaatagagaaagagggagaagagagagagagggtgagtgATGAAACTTGAaagagactagagagagagagagagagagagagagagagagagagagagagatgccgaagaaagtggagagagagagatgccgaagaaagtggagagaggagagatagggTCAAATGGATGGGAGAGGACTTGGAGGGAAAGCAATTGTATGAATTTGCACACCAGAACTGGATGGGACAAATTCAAGTCAGGTAGAACCAGCCtgaaaatttgggaaaaatgacggcccaagacgtgttttgataattaatacccgtcaaagacATGCTAAGAATAAttattaatgctaaaaatgtccttaacgggtattaattatcaaaacacgtcattagctgtcattttcccttgaaTTTGTGCCATTAGGATTGGGCCCATATATAAAGTGGAGTGCAGTATTGCACAAACAAATTCTCAAACAAGATATTaatttcggataaaaaaaaaacaagaaattaatttgAACGTGTATTCTAGAACTTAACCTGTAACTTGTATTATTTGTTGGACGTGAAACACCTCATGTGGTAAGTTTTTTTACCGGCACCTCGTAACAAAAGATTAACTGTGTTTGCGATAAGTGTAGCTACAAACTTAAGATTTTAGCTTCAGATTCTGCTGCAGATTTTAGTTTCCGGATTTTAGTAGATGTTGAGAAACTTGTTTGTTGCAGCTGCGAGATTATGAgaatttaattctttttttgagaatttgtgttGTAGAATCCCAAAAGCTCTCCGAACCCAGCTTTGAAATTTTgtgaatttattttctttttcaagttcTTGGAATCTGTAGTTTCTAGAGATAAGTTATGTagaatttttgacaaacattCTAAACTAATTTTTAGAAATTCCTATCAAGTtttctaataaaattattttggccgattaaaaaaaattagtaatttttagaaactagaactaaaaatctgtcaaaatatTTTACCCACATTGTTATTCAAGTCATATATGatgataaatttaaattttgcgATAGCTGTGGATAAAGATTTTAAATTTAGCTTCAGATTCTTAATTTTCGATTTTCGtaaaagcatatatatatatatatatatatatatatatatgtgtgtgtgtgtgtgtgtgtgtgtgtgtgtgtgtttttttttttataggtgtGGGATTATGATTATGCTGTAGTAAAAGCCACTATTGTTTACTGCAAAAAGTTTAAAATCAGCTTCCAAAATACGTAGAATCTAAAATATGATCCGAAAAGCACCTCAAGCCCAGTTTCCACAAATACACACAACAGctttttaaacattaaaatctCATAATGCACTCGTATAATTTTTCGTAAAACCCACcagtacaaaaaaaaaccacaaaaccaAATAGGTGGTCTAGAGCTGGTTTTCAGTTATTCATAACGAAGAATCTTATGTAGCTCAAACGGTTAAAAACTTATTTTGTCCACTTTAAAGGGTATTGACgcaagtcacataattcgcgtgTGTCCTCGGCTATGAGAGCGTGAGCGTggaaacttcttttaaaaaccTTCCAAACAACTACTCATACAATTTATGAGCGCAAGGATTGAGAGCACAAGcgcaaaatgaaaattttgaaccgAATGCCATTTTGAAAGATAGAGGTATTGATTGACACCAGGGCCGGCCCGGCAAGCCCGTCAGCTTGGGCAACCCCCGGGCTAGGgcaaccaaaaataataatttttatgtAAATATAAATacgtatatttttgttttttggaccCAAACATAGCATGAAGGATTGTGCTGGTTTTAAGGGGCCACAGAAAGACGGGAAATGCACTCTTCACCACAAATATGGAAATCAGGTAGGACAGGAGTACTGTCCATTTCGGTGGTCCATCAAGACTTGATTGCTTCTGCAAAAaaatcaaccttatttgaacATCAGGCATCGGTATGTAATGTAACACTAGCGATGGGTGCGCACGTGACGCGTCTACGATTCTATTGTGAACGCTTTGAGAAGTTGAAGTATCCACGGGTGTGCACGTGATGCGTCTACCATTTTATTGCTAATGCTTTAAGAAGATGGTGTGCACACGGGATGCGTCTACAATTTTATCGTAAATGCTTTAAGAAGACGTTGCGCACATGTGTGTGAACACGTGTGCACAACACAGTGCTGCGCAACATCATCCCTATGTCCTACGAAGAAGATGTAGCATCAAGATATAAGTAGCCTTTGCGTGAGAGGAGCGGAAATTTGTTTACTtatcctttttgtgtggttaccTTCACCAAGCTTTGGTTAGGCACATTTGGTGTTCTCGTTTCAATGATCAaaattgcacattttttttcaagattgaTTGGTTTGGAGACGGGCAAAAGTTCAGCACAATCTGTCAATAAGTTTTCGATCGAAGAATCTGATTCTGCTCAATTCTCAGGTCTAGAACACTACTTTACAACTTAATTGATCGAGCAATTACTGATATCAactaaaaatattcaaaatcttTTAACCAATCAACCTGGGCAAAATGAGTTAGTTCAAAAAATCCAGACAGAAAGTGGGTTCCTATCAATGTAATAGAAAATGAAATGTGTCTTAACAAAATGTGATTTAAGGCTACCTACCCAAATAGAGTGGGTGAATAATTGGAGGCAGATGGTGGCCATAGAATGAATGTCCGTTactgttggagagagagagagactcagaGACTcaacactttgtttggttcttctctcaaaaataatatctcTAAAACTTTTGACTGTTTTGTTATTCGTGTTTTTTCGCCTTCagtgattttttgtcaattttttttacttattttatacATTTTGAATGTACATAGCATACCTttatatattcaaaaagtaaaagaatttgtcaaaatgttaaatttttttactaaagacagaaaaatacgcaaatctatagaactgttttatctcaaaaataaatctcaaaattgcaaaccAAATACAGTGTCTACCTTTCCAACAATATCATTGAATtcagatgataaaaaaaaaaaacaatatcatTGAATtcagataataataataataataataagaacaacaacaacaacaacaatatcaTTGAATTCAAACCATAAAATCGGTTGGTCAGAATAAGAtctttttcccccttctttttGGCTGATCAGAAAAAGATTTAGATTACATAACCCTATGTTGAAAAAGTGACTATCGAGTGAAAATGATACAAACCCAGCACCAGAAGGATCATACAATTCCATAGAGGTAAAACTCTGTACCATTACAACAGAAACAAGATCATTACAACAGCTACACATGGCTACTAACACTGCCTATAATTTGAACTCTGAATCATACATGGCACTACCGAGAACACAGCCAGACTCACCTTCGAAATGCGAATCGGTGTCGTATCATATGCTTCGTTACTCCCGTGGACGAGCAAGCCATAGAGAGCTAAGAGCTCGAAGCCGAGAGAAATAATCATTTATAGCAAGCAAAGCACGAGCCGATTGGCAGGTCGTCAATATCCGGTGCAGTTGTTGCAGTGTTTGTTGTCTTAGATTGTCAGCCTGATATTAACGAACGGATAAAACACACGACTGTATATCCATATCAACATTCAACTGGATTCCCTATCGAATTTTTTCCAATTCCAAATTTCTAACGAAAAATTCCACATAGTTTTCCGAAAAAAACTGCCATGAGGCCATGCATGGAACTTTATTCGgaatatattttcaaaaaacccaTAATTCCAATTGTGGAGGGATATCCCACTTTGCCCCCTTGCGCCTATATTTTCCCACTTTGGGTTTTCTAATTCTTGTTATATCTATTTTCCACTTGTGCTcttacatgatttttttttttttttcccatcaacAAATACATGAACAAAGTCACCGACCAATATGCATTGAAAAAAATCTCATCATCTAGGCGACAAATTGGAAGATCAGAAGTGTGAGGGAGAGTTGAGAAACACGTAACACTCAATTTACCAGTAGGTCCGATCCTAAGATTTTCGGGGCCCTAAGCGGGTTTGAAAACGGGCCTCTACTATTATGTATATTAATTAGATGTTCAATATGTGAAAGAAGATAGTCTTGTGGTTCAGTGGCCCAATAGTTGTACTACCATTTTAGAACTTTAATCGTGAGTTCAAGCTTCAAAAAAGTCATTTCATAATCATTTTTTGTACCAGTTCCAAAACTGTTTGGcgttaaaaactaaaaagggcCAAGAGTCGAACTTGGGATTGGGATCCAGTGCTTTATATCACGCGTGCCTCACCACTGTGCCACATTCACATCATTGTGAAATATTTCACATACattatatttaatatatttcACGATTTGGGGGGCCAATTAATTTGGCCCCCAAATCTGGAGGCCCTAGGTTGTCGCTTGGTTGGGCCTGTTTACCAGTGAAATAACGATTGCATACTAGTAATAAATTACCTGGCGAATGAAGCCCTCGAGAGTTCCTAGCTTTCCCATCGCCATCGCCATTTGTCCCATGTAGTTTGCAACATTCCCTGATGAACCCGAAGGGCCAAGAGATCCAGCCAAAGTCTCGGCCAACTCGATTGTTGCAATGCCTCCATTCCCTGGGACAAGGCATCTTCTGCTCGTTGGGATGATTGCTGCAAGCTAGTGATACCCAACAACTGCTGCTCAGTTAATGGCCCCAGCAGATTTACAAGCAGATGCAAACAAGTAGGTTCAAACTTAGGAAAAGGAAACAACATGAAAATAGATGCGTTGAGcaggaataagcaaaacaagaaacaacaaaagcaGCGGACATAGGCGTTCCATAGATTGTGTATTTAGACTGTTTTGAAAGAATTTGGCCAATTCAGCCGGACCAATTCTAAAAGTAAATCTCGCCAATAATTGCAGCTTcgtatttttgaaagaaaacagAAGAGTTACGAAAAAAGGCCAAGAGCAGAACCTGAAGAAACTTGAGCCAATAAACATCACTTTGAGTTCAAATCATCTTTTTTGCAAACAAAAGAAGGGTTGCAGCCACTGACAAAATGAAAGGTGAGTTAATGATGTGCCGATATGTTTCAAGGACATACAAATGCATCGTTTAattgaaaatctgaaaattgaacaaaatgagtataatctatataatatgacagggAAGTGTTTGAATCCCTAAATTTCctcctatattttggaccatagGATCGGTGCACATTTTTTCTACGGCTGAGATCTACGGGTAAAAGCGCTAACGATATATTTAGAAACGATGGAAAGAATGAGGGATGAAAGGAAACCTTCCTTAATTTCGAACAAATTAACTTGGCCGAGATTCATTATCTATAAAGGtaataatgataaaaaaaattatacagcAACCTACCTATTTACGTGTAAGAACGTATATTGATTTTATTTGACTGAGATTCAATCTCGATCTCCTCTGCAAACCTTATTCAATCCTCTTCTCACCATCCTTTCCTCCTCCGCCTCCAACAAGCCCTAAACTCACTGATTAACTCTGTCTCCCTAAACTCGCTGATTTTATTTATGTCTCCCTAAACTTGCTGTTTTTATTTACACACGATGGAAGCTCCATAGATCCCATCAACATCGGTTTCACAATCAGCCATCCTTACCACTCCTCCTATCGGGCATCCTCAACTTTGATCGCCATAGGTTTGGAGTCCAACAACCGGGTTTAATCACCAATTGGAACCGGGTTTTAATCGCCGAGTCCGGCGCCGTCCCATCCCGAGGCTTTCTTCCTTCCCCTAGCCGCAACCCCACCGGGACCTATTTTCTGCTCCTATTGGCGTGAAGCAACGGTACTTACTTGAATCCCATATTTTTATATGCTTTTGGCAATTGGAAACTAATTTGAAAACCTATTTTGTGTGGCAGCCAGTTGATGATGGTTGCAGACGAAGGGGAAAAGACAAGAGGGAAAGGTGTTCGACAAAGTTTGAAGAGGTAGGAGATTGTGAGGGGAGGACTCATTTTTTGGTGTTAGTGTCGCGTAACTCTATTCTGGCGGTTCATTGTAAATAGTATATATTATTtcagtgatttttgcactttttggtTCTCTAACATCAGGATGTTTAATGTTAGATCTTTAAAGGGCCCGGATTTGGTTGGGGAGGAGTAAATGTTTTATGAGTGAGTGGTGCTATTGGTACATACAATATGTACatacaatgtacatatagattttgtggggcccaattcgggtcccacaaacatgatccgaaccgttcattatttttaaaacatctttttatggagccctgtaaaaaatcagctcaacccgatatcggtaaggattttttttgaatttataggggcgaaactaagcaattaagtagtttcgccttcacaaattaagaaaaaatccttaccaatatcgggttgtgctgattttttacagggctctataaaaaaatgtttgaaaaataatgggcagtttgaatcatctttgtgggacccaaggtgagccccacaaaactgatatgtacataatatgtacatttcatatgtacccctagcatttttgaTGTTTTATTAGGTTTCATTCATTccacaaaatacaaatcatgGCTTAATTAAAAGAAtccgttcaaaaaaattccagtTTTGAGACAATTATCCCATAAATTACGTATTTATTAACCTAAAAGAATTATTTCAAACATTCAAAGCaaatttgattaattaattacatTGGCCAATCAATGGAATACATATACAGTTAAATCAATGGAAATTATGGAATTTGTATTGATAGTTTCGTCGGTCTTGCTTCTACATGGGGTGCCTGTGTCGaagtcttggtagttttggttcattcttgtatAATTTGATGGAATTTGTACGGTGGAAGCTCCATAGATCCCATCAACGTCGGTTTCACAATCAGCCATCCTTACCACTCCGCCTATCGGGCGTCCTCAACTTTGATCGCCATAGGTTTGGAGTCCAACAACCGGGTTTAATCGCCGATTGGAACCAGGTTTTAATCGCCGAGTCCAGCGTCATCCCGTCCCGAGGCTTTCTTCCTTCCCCTGCGCCGCAACCCCACCGGGACCTATTTTCTGCTCCTATTGGCGTGAAGCAACGGTACTTACTTGAATCCCATATTTTTATATGCTTTTGGCAATTGGAAACTAATTTGAAAACCTATTTTGTGTGGCAGCCAGTTGATGAGGGTTGTAGACGAAGGGGAAAAGACAAGACGGAAAGGTGTTCGACAAAGTTTGAAGAGGTAGGAGATTGTGAGGTGAGGACTCATTTTTTGGTGTCAGTGTCACTTAACTCTGTTCTGGCGGTTCATTGTAAATAGTATAAATTATTtcaatgatttttgcactttttggtTCTCTAACATCAGGATGTTTAATGTTAGATCTTTAAAGGGCCTGGATTTGGTTGGGGAGGAGTATCGGGTGATTCGAACGGTGGCAATCAATGACGTATTCTACGCAAAACAGAAGGTTTTATTCCATATGaatgcactcttttttttgtttgtttagctGTTTGCTTCTCAAtgatttatttataatttaatTGTTATTCAACTGATCTACAAACCATTATACCCGTGCATGGTTATATTAAACTAAAACGGAATAGCAACCCAATTATGTCTGTGCATTTAAATTTTCCATAGTTGTCCTCTTCACTTAATTTTTCATAGTTTTTCATAGTTTTTGAATCTGTATATTTTCGACCGTTATTAGATTGGTATACATTTTTAAACGGCTGAGATCTACGGGAAGTATAGCCAGCAACATATTTAGAAATGATTGTACAAATATCTATCACACCTCTAATTTCCCGAAATCAAGGGTAACAAACCCTTAATTTGAGGGATAAATTTTTCCAACATGGAAAAGAATACAAAAACCATGTCCACAAAGATCATGTTCATTTGAACGTAACTGAATTCTTATATTTATGGTAGAAGTAAATACCCCATGTAACATGACCTTACCTAATATATCAAATTTTAAGAAGGAAATAGTTGATTGATTTTCTAGATCCAATCTGTCAACCTTCTCCGAAATTTGGGCTGCCTCTAAAATGAGGTTTCATTGTAAATTTATAATTCTTATCTCCTATTGTTTTCATATACTTTCCTATCATGTATCTATcaattttaaattcttttttctcAGTACTCTCTACCAAAATAGAACTTAGCTACTCAAAGTTTCAATTCATGGTACGatctaatatatatttttgttccCTCCAGTACACCACAATATTCATAATCTTCACATTTTGTTTGCTTTagataaataatttttgttcATTCACCCAATGCAGGATCATAACACATTGACATGATCACAGTTAAGAGTTAAGATTTGATtataatattcttttttttttatatcatgcAGGTTAAGCATTTTTTGACGATTGGGGTTTGTACTAATGGTAAGTAATGGGCACTCCTACAAATCCACATCCCTATTGTTGAAAATGCCATGCCAAGGTGAAAAACGGGAGAGGACATTGAACAGAGCAACTAATGTACAAAGAAGCAAATTCAATGTGTTGACATTGGTCTAACTGGTTATTCTAAGataatgtttttgtttctttgaattAGGCAAAGCACGAATAAGGAGGCTACGGGAGTATAATGTCTAGGACCAAAACAATTAAAACTTCTTTGATACAAAATGTGCAATTTAGGTGATATGACAAACTATTTtctttcttgcccttttctttttcttttttactatcCTAATTTTGGTATTACATGCATTATGCTCTTTTTACATGAATGAAAGAATCAATATGCTTGAAGATTTTAGTCTTGACATGTTTCATGTTCTATTTTTAGATGTCTCCTCGAGGCACGCATTTTCATTAATgtgtatcattttttattttcattggtgttttggatggtatttttttatttgatcaagatttatgtgtttgagtttgttctatgcGTCTTAGTTGGTTAAATTTGCTGTTCAGTTTTAATTT
The sequence above is a segment of the Rhododendron vialii isolate Sample 1 chromosome 13a, ASM3025357v1 genome. Coding sequences within it:
- the LOC131312557 gene encoding transcription factor TGA2.2-like; protein product: MNNEEKLAAIIPTSRRCLVPGNGGIATIELAETLAGSLGPSGSSGNVANYMGQMAMAMGKLGTLEGFIRQADNLRQQTLQQLHRILTTCQSARALLAINDYFSRLRALSSLWLARPRE